In the Mesorhizobium sp. M1D.F.Ca.ET.043.01.1.1 genome, GCCGATCATCATGGGCCGCAAGACCTATGAGGGCATCGGCCGGCCGTTGCCCGGCAGGCTCAACATCGTGGTGACGCGCGCCAGGGACTGGCGCGCCGAGGGCATCGAGGTCGCCCACTCGCTGGACGAGGCGATCACGCTGGCCAAGGTGCGCGGGCGCTGCATGGCGGGTGCCGAGGAGATCTGCGTGGTTGGCGGCGGCGAGATTTATGCCCAGGCCTTGCCGGTCGCCGATCGTCTCCATGTCACCCATGTGCTGGCCGCAGTCGATGGCGACGCTCATTTTCCGCCGATCGACCCGGCGATCTGGCGGATCATGCGATCCGAGGATTTCCCTGCGGGCGAAAAGGACAGCCACGCGACGCGCTACACGGTCTACGGGCGTCGCGGCGACGGTCGGTGACGAGGACAAAGGGTCGCTGCCGGGCCAAATCGGACGGCGCGTGCGGCGGACCGCGTTGAAAGCGCGTCACGGCGTCCCTATAGAAGA is a window encoding:
- a CDS encoding dihydrofolate reductase, whose amino-acid sequence is MEIAIYVAIAENGVIGREGGLPWRLSSDLKRFKADTMGKPIIMGRKTYEGIGRPLPGRLNIVVTRARDWRAEGIEVAHSLDEAITLAKVRGRCMAGAEEICVVGGGEIYAQALPVADRLHVTHVLAAVDGDAHFPPIDPAIWRIMRSEDFPAGEKDSHATRYTVYGRRGDGR